tttcttctcctcaatctttcccagcatcagagtcttttccagtgagttggctcttgacctcaggtaaccaaagtattggagtgtcagcttcagcgtcagtccttccaacgaatattcaggacttatttcctttaggactgactggtttgatctccctgcagcccaagggactgccaagagtcttctccaacatcacaattcgaAAACACCTATTCTTtcatgctcaaccttctttatggtccagctgtcacatgcatacatgactactggaaaaaccatggctttgactatacagacctttgcctgcaaagtaatgtttctgctttttaatacactgtctaggtttgtcatagtttttcttccaaggagcaatcttcttttaatttcatggctgcagtcatcatccacaatgattttggagccaaagaaaattaaatctgtcactatttccccttttcccccacctgtttgccatgaagtgatagaatcagatgccatgattgtcgttttttgaatgttgagttttaaaccagtttttttccctctttgaccctcatcaagaggctctttagttccattttgctttctgcctttagagtggtatcatctgcatatctgaggttgttgatatttctcccagaaatcttgattccagcttgtgatttatctaactgggcgtttcacatgatgtactctgcaataaGTTAAttaagtggggtgacaatatacagccttgacatggtcccctgcagaagggaatggcaaaccgcttcagtagtcttgccttaagaaccccatgaacagtatgaaaaggctaaTACCTGAATGTCTGATTTAATCAGAAAGCCTGCAGGCTTCCTCTCCAGCGACCCAGATTGGCACCATCCTAGCACACTCTCCTGCAGGGAAAGAAAGTTTTCTCCTCGGATCCCTTGTCTTCCCGTCCAGTTGGCTGCTCCTCTGCCACGTCTTCAAGCAGACCTGACAACCGACGAGCAATGCCCTGCACGTGACATGATGATCCCAGGGTGCTTTCTTGCCTAGGGATGACGATTGAGTCTGGAGAAGGAATGACATACTTCGTGCCCATCGTTGACGGCTGTCCTTTGCATCAGTCAACCTTCCACACGGACATTGCGGGCCAAGACCTAACCTTGTACCTCCTACGTCTGCTGTCAGAAAGTGGGCACTCGCTGGTGAGCACAGGTAGGACGCTGCCCTTCGCAGCCAGGTAAACCAGTCTTCGGGCCCCAATAGCCTCCTTAGCTTCCTCCACCTACAGCCCTCAATTTGTAAAGCAAAGGCTACTTTACCACCATTCTGGTCCTAAAAAGCAATGCTCTCTTTGTTGAGGGACACTTAGTGCACTGATGACGGCAACAAGGATGATGGTGAAGATGAGGTTATGACGGTGATGAAGGCGGTGATGCGGGTGTAATGGTGATGATGAAGGAGCAGATGGTGGTGGTcacggtgatgatggtggtgaaggTGGTGAGGTGATGCTGACACTGATGCCGACGAGCTAAGCTTTACAGAGTGCTTACCCTGTGAAAGGCAGCTGGCTAAGGAAGCAGTCCGCAAACATTCTCTCATTGCTTTATGCTTCAGTACTCTGAGTAGAAACAACCTCCATTGCAAGAGGAATAGGTTTAGGAAAGTCAGATGGCTTCAACTTCCCATGACTAGCAGGTATAACTTCTGGGAAGGGAACCCAAGGACTCCAGACAAGGAGGTGCCTGTCCACTCTTCACCCACTTCCTGGACTAAATTCCCAGCCTGTAGACCCTACATGACACCCATTCCCACCAAGCCTATAACCCACCTTGTGGTTTCTGGTCTTCTCAGGTGAGAGGTCTATATCCAAACCATGCAAAGCATGGAACCCAGAGGAATAGTGGGAATTAGAGGAAAGCAAGGGACAGTGGTAAGGATCGACTGGGATGGACTCATACATTTTACTGACACCTCACACTTAGCAAAGTCAAATATGCATTACTTCCTCTCATCCTTACAGCAGTACTGTGAGGAATGATCAGTCCCACTCTTGAAGATGAGGAGAGGGAAGGTTAAGAGGATAAtgagcttgaaagtgaaagtcgctcagtcgtatccaactctttgcaaccccatggactatacagtctgtggaattctccaggccagaatactggagtgggttcctttcccttctccaggggatcttcccaacccagtgatcgaaaccaggtctccagaattgcaggtggattctttactagctgagctacaagggaagcccaagaatactggagtggacaatctatcccttctccagaggatcttcccaatccaggaatcaaactagggtctcctgtattgcaggcagattctttactaactgagctatcagggaagcttggCACTTGGTAAATGGTGGAAGAGGTAATTTGAACCTATACTTGTCTCACCAAAGCCCAAACCAGGCAAAGAAGGGGAAACTATAAGGTGTTACCCAGGAGGCGAGGAAAGAGAAGGGTGTGACCAACAGCATCAGTTGTTGGAGGGAAAGAAGTCAAGAAAAAGTCTACTTTCAAATTTCACCTCTCCCACTTCTGCCATTACCAAGTGACAGATTCATCATCCTGGTTTAGGTGAAGTGACAAGGTAAAGGTCAGATGTCCATGAGCTGAAGAACCGCTGGGATTTCCCGGTGAGCAGGTGCAGGGAGAGCCCTCTGACCCAATCTCAAAAGCGATGatggatgaaaaataaaagtgtaacACCAGGAGATGTAGCTGAGTCTGAAACCTGTTGTCAGCAGTCCAGAAGGTGGGATGTTTCTGGAATAAGGGGCTTCTGTTGTCTTGGGCAGTTCTCCAGAGGAAGGGGCAGCTGTGAACTGTTTGGAGGCAATATTCGTAGCAGGTAGGGATGCGAGCACCATCACCTCCTAGATTAATAGATAATAAAATTGAACTTGATTATCCAACCCCCAAAGCCACCGCATATAAGATGAAGACACTTCTCAAACATTTGCATTTTAGTTCAGAACATCCCTAGTCCACCCTTCTCAAGCACAGACCTGGCCCCGGCAAGTGTTGCAGATCAGCAGGTACTAGAGTTCTGTTTAGTCACTACGTTGTGTCCAGTTCCTTGCAAccgcacggactgtagcccacaaggctcctctatccatgggatttcccaggcaggaatacatcagtggttagccattcccttctccagagaatcttcccaacccagggatcgaacctgagtctcctgcattgcaggcaaaatcTTCACACTGAGCTATGTGAAGTCCGGTACTAGAATATGAGATGACAATAGAAATTACGGCTGCAATGGCTCTGTCTGGTCCCCCCACCTGCAAGGAGCTGAAGCTTTAGAAGGAGGcgcctggagaaaaaaaatccttttgtgAACTCGGCTCACAGTCAGACCCTTTTCGTCTCTTCCACAGCTGATCGGGAGTGTGTGCGGgacctgaaagagaaaaattgttTTGTGGCTTTGGACTTTGAAAAAGAGAAGGCAGAAGCCAACTCACCCTCCTACCCACAAAAGTGTCAGCTGCCTGACGGCCAGGAGATAGACCTTGGGAGGGAGAGGTTTTTCTGCCCTGAAGCGCTTTTCCAGCCAGACCTCATAGGTGAGTCTGTGGAGGGGGTCAGAGACAAACTACACACAGGCAGATGAACGTGTCGCAAGGCAGAAGGAGATGGGTTGCCAGGAGGGCATTCTATCTTGAGCAGCAAATAATAGCAAGCTGACACCTCGTTTCAAAAGGTCCCCTGATATCAACCGTCACTTATTACGCACCCAAACACGGTTTACCACTATTTAAGAAATAGTctccaggacttccttggtgggtcagcaggtaaagaatccacctgccaatacaggagatgagggttcgatccctgtgtcaggacgatcccctggagaaggaaatggcaacccactccgggattcttgcctggagaatcccatgaacagggaagcctagtgggctacagtccatgggggctcacaaaagagttggacgtgacttagtgactaaacaacaattaacATCAACACACCCGTATGTTGCTGACCATTTGTGCGTGTGTTGTGCCCTTCCAGCCTTCCCAGATCTCACATTATTTCATCTTACCGATGAAGAAACCTACGGGAAAGTGTTAGATCATTCGTCAAATGTGATAAGATACTACCCTGGACAGCAAGTCTTTTTCATCATGTACTATTTATATTCTACCTACTTACAAAATAGTTCGAAATATAGATGTTCAGACAAAGCAAAGAAGCAAAACCCATGGAATTTTGaaggaaactttaaaaatctgGCTGATCCAGAGATTTTAAATGAAGGTTGAGCTGACAAAGCTCTCTGGCAGACAtgggagaacagaaaaaaaaaaatgatgaggtATAAAATTCCCTTTGGTTGGGAAAATGAAGTCTGCAAAGTAGTCAGGGAAAGCCAGCTCTTGCCTGAAATCAAAGCTTAGAGATAATTGGTTACATTAATAAGGGACAAAGGGGAATAAAAGAGAAGTAAACTTCCCCAGAATGAGTACCTAGTAAGGACCCAGCGTTTTTATCTAGTACAGGTGAGCCAGGTTCCGAGTTCTCCGACAGGCTGTGTAGGGGGTGAAGGGTTAGAACATGGCGCACACCTCCAGATTTTAAGGGTAAATGAAGAAGCCGTTGGGTGAAGTCTCACCCACAGCATGAAAGCTCTCTTCCGGGTCTAGGTGGACGGCAGCTTTGCAGGCACAACTGTGACTTTGACGGTAGCTGCAGGTGCACACGTCTCCACGGCTCCTGTGAGTTAGACTTTTCAGTCCTTGTCCCAGGGCCACACGGCTGGTACCATCACAGCTGAGGACACAGTGATAGGCACCAGCCATCCCTCCCAGGACCTCACAATCTCCGAGACACAGGACCACAGTGCACACGTCCTTTGGGTCTGTTCTCATCGCCTCTGAGGCCACACAGGCGAGGGATGAGTCAGGAAAGGAAGGACCAGGGTGATTTTCCAAGGCCACCTGAGCAAAGACCCTATGGCTGCAGAGTCCTTTCATAAGGAAACGGATGCCAACACGTTAAAAACTAGTAACTCACAGACGAAGAGAACAAACACACGGACACCAAGGGggcgggatgaactgggagaccgGCTGACATTCATACACTGTTGATCCCGTGTATAAAGTGGACTGCTAATGGGAATACCGTAGAGCTCAGAGAACCCTCCTCAGGGCTccttggtgacctaaatggaaaggaaatccagaaaagaggagatgtatgtgtgcatatagctgattcactttgctgaacagtaGAGACTAACAAACAACTTTGTAAAGAAACTatacccaataaaaattaatctaaataattttttaaaattaaaaattaatagctGTCGGTGACATTTGGATGCAAGGTCTTCCGGATGAGCGAGAAGagttaacatttatttcttcagtCGTGAGTAGCGGACCCCACGCCTGCGCTGGGCAGTTCACGTACTTTATTGTGTTGGACCTGTAAGGGCCTTGAGGTCAGCGGTGTTGTTTATCCACTGCACTTGAACTGCCTGAGACTCGGGGGCCCCCGCCTCCCTGGTCCCTGCCGGGGAAGGGAGGAGCCCAGGGGTGCAGCCACTGGGCCTCTGGTCCCCTAAGTTTCCTCCTTGTTCCGTCCATCCTGACAGAGCGGAACGACCTGGGCATCCACATAAAGGCATTCGAATGCATCGGCTCCTGCAACCCTGCCCTTTGGAAGAtcctttttggccacatcatCCTGTCGGGAGGTACGGGCACCTGTTCTGGCCTGAGGTCCCGGCTGCAGAAAGAAGCATCCGCCCTGGTCTCCCCGAAGATTAATGTGAAGGTAGGGCCCCTCCACCCACCCTCTGGGGCTCGGCGAtttattccatgttcctggcaTGCCTCCGAGGTGCCAGGTGCTTGCAGAAGCCCCAGTtaacagaaagcaacaaaactCTGGGAGCCTACATTccagtgtgtgttggggggagggtGATAAGGAGTGAGCAATTCAGGTCATATGTACGGAGGGTGATATGCTGGGAAGCGCTATGAGCCTCGGGGTCAGGGAGACAgacaggaaggagaaggggagagaggtcagGGCAGGGGCACTCCTGGAAAGGCGATGTTCAGTGACTACttgaaggaggagaggggagcaggTGGATACGTGGGGAAGAGCATTCAGGCACAGGGAAGAGCCCACACAGCGGCCCAGAGGCAGATTTCTTAAGGAAGTGCTGAGGAAGGTTGGCTGGGCTGAGAGAGGGAGCAGGGTAAACAGGGTCAGAGAAGCCATGCGAGATTTTACTGTGAAGGAGACTGGGAACCAACAGGAAGGAGTTTTGGGCAGAGCAGTGACAACATCAGGCCAGGCTCTAGAGTGGGGGTCGGGCTGCTGTGTGGGGAGTGGACTGTGAGGATGTAGCTGGGAGGTGATGCTGGGGTCCAGGTGAGGgatgctggtggctcagagttgGCAGTACGCGGGGTGTGGGGAGGTGGCCAAATTTTGAGCTCACACTCAAGGCAAAGGCAGTAAGATTTTCAGGGAGATGTGAAGTAGCGGTGAGACAGAGGAACCCTGGGCATGTCCTGAAGTTCTAGCCTGAACACCTGGGGAGACAGAGACGCTGTGGCAGAGATGGTCGAGGGCACCAGAGGGGTGGCCAGGGGAAGTCTGAagtggcattttggacgcgtcccCTTGAGGATGTCTCCTGTCTGTCGGGGAGCAGAATTCAGGAGGGATAGAGCTCAGAGGTGGGAGGAGGCTGGGCTCCAGCTCCACACTGGAGACGTCATCAGAGGCGGGCCGCCTAGAGaccaggggtgggggtgcagaCGGTACTGAGCCGAGCACCACATGCAGCCCCTCGGCCCATCGGGAGAGGCTGGAGGAACAGGGGCGTCCCGGGAACTGGAGCTCCAGAGTGCAGGCaagaaaggaggagagagggcagCCCTGCTAGGAGCAGCAAGCTGGCCTAGAAATCCTGCAACTTTGGCAAGTGGGGCAAGGCTGAAGACCGGTTCCTGGGGGCCTGGGATTCAGCATCTTCTGTCGGGTGAGACAGACCACCTGGAGGGCCTAGATAGCCGATGTCTGGAGGGGACTGGAAGGACTTTTGCTGCAAGAAGCACAGAAAAGCCGGGCGACAGCTGGGACGTGAGATCAGAAGGAGTTTTgcggttgtggtggtggtggttttaagACAGGAGAGGTACCTGCCTGCATGACCTCTGCCGGGGACTATCTGGGGGGACAGGAAGCTGACGGTGCAGAGAGAGGCTCCCCCCacatcccccaccccatccccacttcCTGGATCCAGGTCTGCAAAAGGCAGGCCGGCTTCCACGCAGCTCGGGCTTTAGGAAGCCAGGGCCCCTCCCCTGCCTGACCCTCCACCCCTGCCAGGGGGTTCCTGCCATGCCCTCAGCACCATGTAAACTTTTCTTGTTTACTTTCAAATTCACAGCCTGTATTTCTTTAGAGCAGtcttaggtttacagaaaaaccGAGGAGAAAGCAAGCTCCCGCATATCCCTCCCTGTGAGCCCATCCGTGGTTTTCCTCTGGTGCACTGGTTACAACCGAGGAACCGATCGTTGTCAACTGAAGTCTGTAGTTGCCATTAAGCTTCACCCCTGGTGGCGTGCGAGTGACGGGCTTTGAGGAATGTAGAAAGGCATGCGCCCGCAGATACCCTGTCCTGCAGAGGAAGTAATTCCACATCCAGGGGGGCTGTCACGGGATAGTTCACGTTAATAGCGCCCTGGGCGCTGCCcactgctccccacctcccccgtccctgagCAACGCCGGATGATTTTAACGTCTCCATAGATCTGCCTTTTCCAGAACGCCACGTAGCTGGAATCAAGTCGTCGGAAGCTCATGTGGTTGGAATCACAGAGCATGTAGCCTTTTCACATGGGCATCTTTTTTACtccatttttcaaacattttctttttccccccctgTTTATAAAAGTAGCTCTGTAAGCAAAGTTTA
Above is a genomic segment from Dama dama isolate Ldn47 chromosome 2, ASM3311817v1, whole genome shotgun sequence containing:
- the LOC133040845 gene encoding actin → MNVPLICDYGSGFSKVGFAGTEAPLAVFPTILGKLRHEVWHYSFYQVLHVAPEQHPLLMTEPPLNSMSSKERLSQILFETFGVPALYLANQGVLSLYASGHTAGMTIESGEGMTYFVPIVDGCPLHQSTFHTDIAGQDLTLYLLRLLSESGHSLVSTADRECVRDLKEKNCFVALDFEKEKAEANSPSYPQKCQLPDGQEIDLGRERFFCPEALFQPDLIERNDLGIHIKAFECIGSCNPALWKILFGHIILSGGTGTCSGLRSRLQKEASALVSPKINVKNSGGIELRGGRRLGSSSTLETSSEAGRLETRGGGADGTEPSTTCSPSAHRERLEEQGRPGNWSSRVQARKEERGQPC